A single Montipora foliosa isolate CH-2021 chromosome 7, ASM3666993v2, whole genome shotgun sequence DNA region contains:
- the LOC138011734 gene encoding GRAM domain-containing protein 4-like: protein MEENSKRKRKWNSELKDKIKPKQRSSTSNHQRRHSSPPDLRNGQLVEKDSLERREDTWKDVRKDDDFRMMAIDANGNFVEEDEDRWRTSDDITDRMQPPTQGCREEAISSFSVDDQLRVQKLKTALDSWKVQITDTVLDRLRDFINDESEATDDAYIEGEPLAVKTLKENINRFTAGIKPITGFIKSVRNIFSWSNPAASFLIFVVYMYSVWHGYLLSLVLFMAILQLFLNYLQAKGIKKRLGFTETAREEATSSEDYSWSDKFQLVLQVARKVQNTLGKMADSLEKMKNLLNWHHPEATGRLFIALCIALVASLLLKGPKLFMLIGLFLGIKFFVINQIYNRFPKVKKRYDGTAKLWRELPTDAELVARQNEADTNHEKISRTPSASSLSSLSTNSSSEQISGATTNHFSEKFNLPSSETSLPGWEDGKKCTLLNKEKSFSNVKQGRLFLSQSYLCFEKIKSSSAKTLVIRLDTITRISKAKSSGIMPGTGTALEVHVRGVDKSYIFGGIIGRDDVLENITLQM from the exons ATGGAAGAGAAttctaaaagaaaaaggaaatggAACAGCGAGCTCAAAGACAAGATCAAACCCAAGCAAAGGTCTTCCACATCCAACCATCAAAG ACGACATTCAAGTCCACCGGACCTCAGAAATGGCCAGCTTGTGGAGAAAGATAGCTTAGAACGAAGGGAAGACACTTGGAAGGACGTTCGAAAAGATGACGATTTTCGTATGATGGCCATTGACGCAAACGGCAATTTTGTCGAAGAAGACGAGGACAGATGGAGAACTTCGGACGATATCACTGATCGAATGCAACCTCCAACACAGGGATGCAGGGAAGAAGCCATCTCTTCGTTTTCCG TTGACGACCAACTTCGAGTGCAAAAACTGAAGACAGCTCTGGACTCGTGGAAGGTGCAAATAACAGATACG GTTCTGGACAGACTGAGGGATTTCATCAACGATGAATCAGAGGCTACAGATGACGCGTATATCGAGGGGGAACCCTTGGCCGTGAAAAC GTTAAAGGAAAATATCAACCGCTTCA CTGCAGGTATCAAACCCATAACGGGTTTCATCAAGTCAGTtagaaacattttctcctggtcAAATCCAGCTGCGTCTTTCTTAATATTTGTG GTGTATATGTATTCTGTCTGGCATGGATATCTCCTTTCCTTGGTCCTTTTCATGGCGATATTGCAGCTTTTCTTGAATTATCTTCAAGCTAA AGGCATCAAAAAGCGACTAGGATTCACTGAAACAGCAAGAGAGGAG GCTACATCTTCCGAGGATTACAGCTGGTCGGACAAATTTCAGCTGGTCTTACAAGTAGCAAGGAAAGTACAG AACACACTTGGAAAAATGGCCGACTCactggaaaaaatgaaaaa TCTGTTAAACTGGCATCACCCTGAGGCTACGGGAAGATTGTTCATTGCTTTATGCATTGCACTGGTTGCATCGTTGCTGCTGAAAGGACCAAAATTATTCATGCTTATAG GACTGTTTTTGGGAATCAAATTCTTTGTTATCAACCAGATTTACAATCGGTTTCCGAag GTGAAGAAGCGATACGATGGAACTGCCAAACTATGGAGGGAGCTGCCAACAGATGCTGAATTGGTAGCCAGGCAGAATGAAGCTGACACTAATCACGAG AAGATTTCACGAACGCCCTCTGCGAGTTCCTTGTCATCGCTTAGTACCAACAGCTCTTCAGAGCAGATTTCAGGCGCCACTACAAACCATTTCTCAGAGAAATTCAACTTACCATCAAGCGAGACCTCCTTACCAG GTTGGGAAGACGGCAAAAAGTGTACTTTGTTGAACAAGGAAAAATCGTTCTCGAACGTTAAGCAAGGAAGGCTCTTTCTATCTCAAAG ctatttgtgttttgagaagATCAAGTCATCAAGCGCGAAAACTCTCGTCATTCGACTGGATACAATAACAAGAATTAGCAAG GCCAAGTCAAGTGGAATAATGCCTGGAACGGGAACGGCGCTAGAAGTGCATGTGCGAGGAGTGGACAAG TCTTACATTTTTGGTGGGATCATTGGAAGAGATGACGTCCTTGAGAATATCACACTCCAAATGTAA